A stretch of Myceligenerans xiligouense DNA encodes these proteins:
- a CDS encoding magnesium transporter MgtE N-terminal domain-containing protein, whose amino-acid sequence MSSSSPVFVARLAGTAVFDPIGDQVGRVRDVVVLMRTNRPPRAVGLVVEVPGRRRVFLPLTRVTSIDPGQVISTGLVNMRRFEQRAMESLVLGELLDRRVRFTDGSGEATVEDVAVTRQRSGDWLVDQLFVRRRPERVAPLSLRRRGSTLTVPVSDVTGLARTDVDQGAARLLEAYENMRAADLADALHELGPARRVEVARALDDERLADVLEELPEDDQVAIVTELDLGRAADVLEAMEPDDAADLLNELPDAQADDLLALMEPEEAADVRRLLEYGEDTAGGLMTTEPVILGADDTIAMALAQLRRKELPPALAAMVFVVRPPMETPTGRFLGVGHFQRLLREPPHASMASVLDSDSHWWLTPDAPVGRVTRLMAAYDFLALPVLDPKRRLLGVVTVDDVLDHILPDDWRESHDEGLEESSG is encoded by the coding sequence ATGAGCTCCAGTTCCCCGGTGTTCGTGGCACGCCTGGCCGGTACGGCGGTCTTCGACCCGATCGGGGACCAGGTGGGGCGGGTGCGTGACGTCGTCGTCCTGATGCGCACGAACCGGCCGCCGCGTGCGGTCGGCCTGGTCGTGGAGGTTCCTGGACGACGGCGCGTCTTCCTCCCCCTCACTCGTGTGACGAGCATCGACCCGGGTCAGGTGATCAGTACGGGCCTGGTGAACATGCGCCGGTTCGAGCAGCGGGCCATGGAGTCGCTGGTGCTGGGTGAACTGCTCGACCGCCGGGTGCGGTTCACGGACGGGTCGGGCGAGGCGACCGTGGAGGACGTCGCCGTCACGCGGCAGCGCTCGGGCGACTGGCTGGTGGACCAGCTCTTCGTGCGGCGCCGCCCGGAGCGGGTCGCGCCGCTGTCGCTGCGCCGCCGGGGATCGACGCTGACGGTGCCGGTGAGCGACGTGACCGGACTGGCGCGGACCGACGTCGACCAGGGGGCGGCGCGGCTGCTCGAGGCGTACGAGAACATGCGTGCCGCCGATCTCGCGGACGCGCTCCACGAGCTCGGCCCGGCCCGGCGCGTCGAGGTGGCGCGCGCGCTCGACGACGAGCGCCTGGCCGACGTCCTGGAGGAACTGCCGGAGGACGACCAGGTGGCGATCGTCACCGAGCTCGACCTGGGCCGCGCGGCGGACGTGCTGGAGGCGATGGAGCCCGACGACGCGGCCGACCTGCTCAACGAGCTGCCGGACGCGCAGGCGGACGACCTGCTGGCCCTCATGGAGCCGGAGGAGGCGGCCGACGTCCGCCGCCTGCTGGAGTACGGCGAGGACACGGCCGGCGGCCTGATGACGACGGAGCCGGTCATCCTCGGCGCGGACGACACGATCGCGATGGCGCTGGCGCAGCTCCGGCGCAAGGAGCTGCCGCCGGCGCTGGCCGCGATGGTGTTCGTGGTGCGGCCGCCGATGGAGACGCCGACGGGCCGGTTCCTCGGGGTGGGGCACTTCCAGCGGCTGCTGCGCGAGCCGCCGCACGCCTCGATGGCCTCGGTGCTGGACTCGGACTCGCACTGGTGGCTGACGCCGGACGCGCCGGTGGGACGGGTGACGCGGCTGATGGCCGCCTACGACTTCCTCGCGCTGCCGGTGCTGGATCCGAAACGCCGGCTGCTGGGTGTGGTGACGGTGGACGACGTGCTCGACCACATCCTCCCCGACGACTGGCGCGAGTCCCACGACGAGGGACTGGAGGAGTCGAGTGGCTGA
- a CDS encoding DUF1003 domain-containing protein: protein MADRLDRPKAAGFHRPRLDPDLVGRSAEKFARFMGTGQFLMWMTLFVILWVTLNVVALWGLRWDPYPFILLNLFFSIQASYAAPLILLAQNRQDDRDRVLAEQDRRRGERALADTEYLAREMASLRMLLSEVATRDYVRSELRSLLEELDERRERNGESRPDH, encoded by the coding sequence GTGGCTGACCGTCTCGACCGGCCGAAGGCCGCCGGGTTCCACCGCCCGCGCCTCGACCCGGACCTCGTGGGCAGGAGCGCGGAGAAGTTCGCGCGGTTCATGGGGACGGGCCAGTTCCTCATGTGGATGACGCTGTTCGTCATCCTGTGGGTCACGCTCAACGTGGTCGCGCTGTGGGGGCTGCGGTGGGATCCCTACCCGTTCATCCTGCTCAACCTGTTCTTCTCGATACAGGCGTCGTACGCGGCGCCGCTGATCCTGCTCGCGCAGAACCGCCAGGACGACCGCGACCGCGTCCTCGCCGAGCAGGACCGCCGGCGCGGAGAGCGTGCCCTCGCGGACACGGAGTACCTGGCGCGCGAGATGGCGTCCCTCCGCATGCTCCTGAGCGAGGTCGCGACCCGCGACTACGTCCGCTCGGAACTCCGCAGCCTCCTGGAGGAACTGGACGAGCGGCGGGAGCGGAACGGCGAGAGTCGTCCGGATCACTGA